GGACCCTGCTGCATGCCCTGCAGGAGCGCAACGCCCAGCTGCTGTGGGAGCGCGAGTTGGTGGCCGGGCAGGCGCGGCTGCGTGAGCGGCAGCGGATAGCCCAGGACATGCACGACAGCCTCGGCCACCAGTTGGCGCTGATCTCCGTGCACACCGGGGCGCTGGAGGTGGATCCCGAGCTGACGCCGCGGCAGCGGGAGGCGGTCGGGGTGCTGCGGGGCGCTTCGGTGACCGCGATGCACGAACTGCGTGAGGTCGTCGGGATTCTGCGGGACGGCGTCGAGGCGCCCGCGCCGGTGGACGACTCGGGGCTGGTCGGGCGCGGGACGGCCGGGATCGTGGGGCTCGTCGAGTCGGCGCGTACGGCGGGGAACACGGTGGAGCTGCGGAGTGCGGGCGAGGAACGGCCGCTTGCCGCGGCGGCCGACCACGCGGCGTATCGAATCGTGCAGGAGGCGCTGACGAATGCGTACAAGCACGCACCGGGCGCTTCGATCAGTGTGGAGCTGAGGTACGAGCCGGACTCGTTCGTCGTCGAGATCGTCAGCGCGGCGGCGCCGGCGCCGGCGCCGGGTGAGGTGGTGAGCGGCGGGCAGGGGCTGACCGGGCTGCGCGAGCGGGCGCGGCTGGTCGGCGGCATGGTGCACGCGGGGCCCGCGGACGGCGGGGGCTTCCGGGTGGCGGGGGTGCTGCCGTACGGAGTTGTGGAGGCGGCGCCGTTCGTCGCCGCGGAGGACGACTTCCGCCAGCAGTCGCCGAAGGCTGCGACGGTGAACGGTCTTCCGCCCATGGACTGGACCGTTTCGGCGCGGGAACTGGCGGGCGGCAAGGAGAGGAGCAGGGCCGGCGGGATCGCGATGGGGTGCGGGATCGGCGTGGCGCTGGTGCTGGTGCTCGTGGTGGCGGGAGGCTTCGCGCTGGCCTTCCTGGTGGGGTCGATGAGCCAGGGGATGATCGACCCGGGTGAGTACGAGAGCGTCAAGATCGGCAGCGGCGAGGACGTAGTGCGCGACCGGTTGCCGAACGGGGACACGATCACGCTGATGGGGCTGGACGGTAAGGGCCCGAAGGAGCCGGAGGGTTCCGAGTGCCTGGTACTCATGTCCTCGGACGTGGGGGACAGCTTCGAGACCGAGCCGGTGTTCCGCTTCTGCTTCAAGGGCGGCAAGCTGATCGAGAAAAAGTCCTACGAGGTCAGCAGGTAGTGGGGTGGACGTGACGGGGTCGCCGGGCGCGGGAGCCGGGCCGGCGGGTGTGCCGGGGCCGACAGGAGTGCCGGGGCCGACAGGAGTGCCGGGATCTGCGGGTTTGCCGGCGGCGGGTGGGCGTGGGACGGCGATCAGGGTGCTGATCGCGGATGACGAGCCGCTGATCAGAGCCGGGATCCGGATGATCCTCACCTCGGACCGCGAGATCGAGGTCGTGGCGGAGGCGGCGAACGGGCGTGAGGCGGTAGACCTGGCACGTTCACACGGCGTCGATGTGGTGCTGCTCGACATCCAGATGCCGGTGATGGACGGGCTCACCGCCCTGGGGGAGCTGCGCAGGGCGACGCCGACGGCGCGGGTGATCGTACTGACGACCTTCGGCGAGCGGGAGAACGTACTGCGGGCGCTGGAGTACGGGGGTGCCGGGTTTCTGCTGAAGGACACGGCGCCCGCGGAGCTGATCCGGGCGGTCCGGGCGGCGGCCGCGGGGGATGCGTATCTCTCACCCGGAGCGACCCGGCATGTGGTGGACCAGTTGGCCTCGGGGCGCGTGGCGGCGCGGGGTGAGGAGGCGCGGGCGCGTGTGGCCGGCCTGAGCGGGCGGGAGCGTGAGGTGCTGGCGCTGCTCGGGGAGGGGCTGTCCAACGCGGACGCGGGGAGGCGGCTGCATATGAGCGAGGCCACGGTGAAGACGTATGTGAGCCGGATCCTGGCGAAGCTGGAGTGCGAGAACCGGGTGCAGGCGGCACTGCTGGCGCGTGACGCGGGGTTGTGAGGGTGGCGGGCCCGGTCCGAGGTCAGGGTTTGGGCCGGGGCTCGGACCGAGGTTGAGGCCGGGGCAGAGGCGGGGGCGGGCGCGAGCGGGGCCGGCGTGGGAGCCGAGGCGGGGCTGCGTGCGAGCGACGTTTCACGTGGAACATCCGCGTGCCTGTTTCACGTGAAACGCCCGCGGAGGCGTATCCCCCGCGAGCGTTCGTGTGCCGTGTGTGCGCTGTCTGGGGTCAGGCGGCGAAGCGCACGGCCAGGGCCTTGGCCTTCTCGGAGGCCTCGTCCAGCGACTTGGTCCGGGAGGCCTCGGCGAGCGGGATCAACTCCGCCATCTCGGGCCTGGAGTGGGCCAGCGTCAGCTCGGGAACGATGAAGTCGACCTCGGCACCGAGCATGCCGGTGAGCACCTTCTCCATGTAGTTCTGCACGAACTCGAAGTCCTCACGCGGAGTGCCGGGGGCGTATGAGCCGCCGCGGCTGGCGACAACGGTGACCGGGGTACCGGCCACCGGGCTGTCGGGAACGCCCGCGTTGTGACCGACGACGATCACCTGGTCCAGCCATGCCTTGAGGGTGGACGGGATCGTGAAGTTGTACATCGGCGCGCCGATCAGAACGGCGTCCGCCGCTTCGAGCTCGGCGGCGAGCTCGGCGCGCAGTGCGTCGTCGACGCCCGCGGATACGGCAGCGAAGTCCAGGTGGGGCAGGGGCTCGGCAGCGAGGTCGCGGTAGACGACCTTGCCCTCGGGGTGCTGCTCCTGCCAGGCCTGGACGAACGCGGCGGTGATGTCGCGGGAGGCCGAGCCCTGAGGGAAGACGGCGGAGTCGATGTGCAGCAGCGTGGCCATGAGGGTGCTCCAAGGGGGCAGTGGGTAACTGAGATTCCGTATGCACCTATGGATAGCATAGTTCCTTATCTTTCGTAAGTCCCTGGCGTTGGCCCAGTACTCTGGGGGCATGGCTGAACACAGCGAAGAGTCGTGCAAGAAGGTCGACGGGGGCATCTCGCGCGTCTTTGAGCTGTTCGGCAAGCGGTGGACCGGGCCGATCGTCTCCGTACTGATGCAGCGTGCGGTGCACTTCGCGGAGCTGCGGCGGGCCATCCCCGGTATCAGTGAGCGCATGCTGTCGGACCGGCTGACCGAGCTGGGGGCGGCGGGTCTGGTTGTGCGCGAGGTCGACGAAGGGCCGCCGCTGCGGGTCGCGTACCGGCTGACCGAGGCGGGGGCGGCGATGGAGCCCGCGCTCAAGGAGCTGGCGCTGTGGGCGGAGACCCACTTGGCGCAGAGCGACGAGGGCGGCTGCTGACTCTGGACGCGGTGGGTGGTCGTCCGGGCGCGGCCTGGGTGCCCGGATGAGTGATCCTCGCAGGCCGCGGAGTCGCTTCCACGTTATCCACAGGGGGAGACGACTGTCGGGCAGCGGCGGTACGGTCAATGACGGCTGATGTTGATGTTGTACGACGACGGGGGAGGCTGCGCGTCATGAGCGAGGCTGAGACGGTGATGCCGGTGCAGCGACCGGAGTCCGGTGGTGTCCGGACGGACGGGGCCGAGGTGGGCGGGACCGCCGTGGGCGGTGGCCGCATTCCGGTGGTGCCTGGCTTCGGGGCGCGGCGTGCGGCGGACGGGACGCCTGGCACATCGGATGCCGCGCGGTCGCCGAAGGAGGCGGGCAAGGCGCTGCGGGACCGGGTCCCGCGCTCCTCGCACGACTCGCTGGTGCTCGCCGTGGAGCGGCCAGGTGCCGTCGAGGCCGTCGAGGAGTCCAGCCAGGGCCGGGTGCCGGAGCTCGCTCCGATACGGGTGGGCCGGATGGCGGCCTCACCCTTCGCCTTTCTGCGCGGCTCGGCCGGGCTGATGGCCCACGACCTGGTGGGCACGCCCGTCACGGGGGTCGGCGCGCAGATCTGCGGTGACGCGCACGCGGCGAACTTCGGGCTGTACGGCGATGCGCGCGGCCGCCTTGTCATCGACCTGAACGACTTCGACGAGACCGTTGTCGGCCCGTGGGAGTGGGACGTCAAGCGGCTCGCGGTGTCCCTGGTGCTGGCGGGGCGGGGGGCGGGGGCGGACGAAACCGTCTGCCGGGCGGCCGCGTTCGACGCGGTGGGTGCGTACCGGCGCACGATGCGTCTGCTCGCGAAGCTGCCGTCGCTGGACGCGTGGAACGCCATCGCCGACGAGGAGCTCGTCTCCCACACGGACGCGCGCGATCTGCTGGGCACTCTGGAGCGGGTCTCGGAGAAGGCGCGTAACAACACGAGCGCGCGCTTCGCCGCCAAGGCGACCGAGGCTGTCTCCGGCAGCGGCTCCGCCGCCGACGGCCGGCGCTTTGTGGACGCCCCGCCGGTGCTGCGGCGGGTGCCGGACTCGGAGGCGGCGGCCGTCGCCGCCTCACTCGGTGAGTATCTGCGCACGGTGTCGGAGGACAGGCTGCCGCTGCTCGCGCGCTACACGATTCACGATGTGGCGTTCCGGGTGGTGGGGACCGGCAGCGTAGGGACCCGGTCGTATGTGGTGCTGCTGCTCGACCACCGGGGCGATGCGCTGGTGCTGCAGGTGAAGGAGGCGCGGGCCTCGGCGCTGCTGCCGTATCTGCCGGCCGCCGGGTTTCCGGTGGCGGATGTGGAGCACGAGGGGCGCCGTGTGGTGCTCGGCCAGAAGCGGATGCAGGTGGTCAGCGACATCCTGCTGGGCTGGACGACGGTGGACGGACGGCCGTTCCAGGTGCGGCAGTTCAGGAACCGCAAGGGCAGCGTGGACCCGGCGGCGCTCGCGCCCGACCAGGTCGACGACTACGGACGGATGACGGGCGCGCTGCTGGCCAGGGCGCACGCGCACAGCGCCGACCCGCGGCTGATCGCCGGTTACTGCGGCAAGAGCGAGGAGCTGGACGAGGCGGTGGCCGGCTTTGCCACGACCTACGCGGATCGTACAGAGGCGGACCACGAGGAGCTCGTAGCGGCGATCAAGAACGGGCGGATAGCCGCTGAGCTGGGGGTGTGACGGGGTGCTCCCCCGCGCCCGTAGGCTGGACGGGTGACCCAGGATGCGCCCGGGGGGCCGACGACCCGGAACGACGAAGAGCAGGACGCGCCGACGCGGCCCGAGGCCCGGCTGGACAAGGCCGTGCGCGCGGCCGAGCAGGCGCTGATCGAGTTCGAGATCGCGCTGGAGACGTTCCGGGTGGAGGTGGAGAACTTCTCCCGGCTGCACCACCAGAAGCTCGGCCCGATGTATGCGCGACTGGACGAGCTGGACGCGCAGATCGCGGAGGCCAGGGCCGCCGCCACCGGTGACCCGGAGGATCTGCGCAAGGCGCAGGAAGCGCGGGCCATGGTGATGCCGATGCCCGGCGTCGACGAGCTCTTCCACGAGTGGATGGACTCCGACGGCCTGTCCCCGGAGGCCGCCGCAATGCTCACCGACCAGCCCGTGCGGGCGCCGAAGCGGGTGCGGCCGAGCGAAGAGGCGCGCAAGCTCTACCGCGAGCTGGCTCGCAAGGCGCATCCGGATCTGGCCCAGGACGAGACGGAGCGGGCGCGGCGGGACGAGTTCATCACGCGGGTGAACGCCGCGTACGGGCTCGGTGACGTGGAGCGGCTGCGGGAGCTGGCCGAAGAGTGGTCGGCCGGGCCCGTACCTCCCGAGCAGCAGCTCAGCGAGAGCGAGGAGCTCTACGCCCGGCTCGAGTGGCTGTCGCAGCGCAAGGAGCTGCTGACCGCGGTGGCCAAGGAGCTGGAGGAGAGCGCTATCGGAGCGATGCTGCGGATGGCTCCCGAGGACCCGGACCGGCTGCTGGAGGAGATCGCCGAGCAGCTGCTGGCGCAGGTCGCCGAGCGCGAGGCGGAACTGTCCGGCCTGGTGCAGTAGGTTTTCTGAGGTTCCTCCAGAGACCGGGGAGCCCTGCCGCGCACGTACGAGAGAAGGCATGACCCATGAATTTCGTCCCGCTGCCCTCGGTGGACGCCGCGGCGGTACCGTCCGACGGCCTGGTGCTGGACGTCCGGGAGGACGACGAGTGGGCGGCCGGGCATGTCGAGGGCGCGCTGCACATTCCGATGAGCGACTTCGTGGCGCGCTTCGGCGAGGTGACCGAAGGGCTGGCCGACGGGCGCCGGGCCTTTGTGATGTGCCGGGTCGGTGGCCGCTCCGCGCAGGTCACCCAGTATCTGGTGCAGCAGGGCATCGACGCCGTGAATATCGAGGGCGGCATGCTCGCCTGGGACGGCGCCGGGCGCCCGATGGTGACCGACAACGGCAGCCCGGCCTCCGTCCTGTGAGCTGCTAGGCCGGGCTCAACCGAGGGGGTGGGCGGCCAGCAGGTCGCCCAGGGCCTCCTCATGGGCCGCGGCCGGGCCGAGAGAGAGCTCGAGCTGCTTGGCCCACGCGTGGTAGCGGTGCAGCGGGTAGTCGGTGTCCGCGCCGAAGCCGCCGTGCAGATGCTGCGCGGTCTGGACGACCCGGCGTACGCCTTCCGAGGCCCAGATCTTCGCCACCGCGACATCGCCGGAGACGGGCAAAGGTCCGCCGACTCCCGCGCTGCTGTGTGAGGGGGCCAGCCGCCAGGCCGCCTGCCAGAGGGTCGCTTCCATGGCGCGCAGATCGATGTAGCGGTCGGCTGCCTGAACGGCGACGGCCTGGAAGGTCGCGACAGGGAAGCCGAACTGCTCGCGTTTGCCGGTGTATTCACTCGTCATGGAGAGCACGCCCTCGCCGAGCCCGAGCGCGAGTGCGCAGGTCCCGGTGGCGAGGAGCTGGCGCAGCCACTCCCAGGCGCCCTCG
The Streptomyces lunaelactis genome window above contains:
- a CDS encoding sensor histidine kinase, with amino-acid sequence MDVSSKIRAGWTWLAAPELWPGRRTAGEVVLALVLGIMAAGSEELLGGEGPRLAVVGIAAVVLSLLRRRMPGTVLAVTAALTPLLSGFAPLLMLVGWSAGRRIVGAGRALAMFSVAFVLFAGVTLQDSWSQQAPMTRLLLTTLYFLATTVVPGLASRYWTQRRTLLHALQERNAQLLWERELVAGQARLRERQRIAQDMHDSLGHQLALISVHTGALEVDPELTPRQREAVGVLRGASVTAMHELREVVGILRDGVEAPAPVDDSGLVGRGTAGIVGLVESARTAGNTVELRSAGEERPLAAAADHAAYRIVQEALTNAYKHAPGASISVELRYEPDSFVVEIVSAAAPAPAPGEVVSGGQGLTGLRERARLVGGMVHAGPADGGGFRVAGVLPYGVVEAAPFVAAEDDFRQQSPKAATVNGLPPMDWTVSARELAGGKERSRAGGIAMGCGIGVALVLVLVVAGGFALAFLVGSMSQGMIDPGEYESVKIGSGEDVVRDRLPNGDTITLMGLDGKGPKEPEGSECLVLMSSDVGDSFETEPVFRFCFKGGKLIEKKSYEVSR
- a CDS encoding response regulator transcription factor; this encodes MIADDEPLIRAGIRMILTSDREIEVVAEAANGREAVDLARSHGVDVVLLDIQMPVMDGLTALGELRRATPTARVIVLTTFGERENVLRALEYGGAGFLLKDTAPAELIRAVRAAAAGDAYLSPGATRHVVDQLASGRVAARGEEARARVAGLSGREREVLALLGEGLSNADAGRRLHMSEATVKTYVSRILAKLECENRVQAALLARDAGL
- a CDS encoding DUF2252 domain-containing protein yields the protein MSEAETVMPVQRPESGGVRTDGAEVGGTAVGGGRIPVVPGFGARRAADGTPGTSDAARSPKEAGKALRDRVPRSSHDSLVLAVERPGAVEAVEESSQGRVPELAPIRVGRMAASPFAFLRGSAGLMAHDLVGTPVTGVGAQICGDAHAANFGLYGDARGRLVIDLNDFDETVVGPWEWDVKRLAVSLVLAGRGAGADETVCRAAAFDAVGAYRRTMRLLAKLPSLDAWNAIADEELVSHTDARDLLGTLERVSEKARNNTSARFAAKATEAVSGSGSAADGRRFVDAPPVLRRVPDSEAAAVAASLGEYLRTVSEDRLPLLARYTIHDVAFRVVGTGSVGTRSYVVLLLDHRGDALVLQVKEARASALLPYLPAAGFPVADVEHEGRRVVLGQKRMQVVSDILLGWTTVDGRPFQVRQFRNRKGSVDPAALAPDQVDDYGRMTGALLARAHAHSADPRLIAGYCGKSEELDEAVAGFATTYADRTEADHEELVAAIKNGRIAAELGV
- a CDS encoding winged helix-turn-helix transcriptional regulator gives rise to the protein MAEHSEESCKKVDGGISRVFELFGKRWTGPIVSVLMQRAVHFAELRRAIPGISERMLSDRLTELGAAGLVVREVDEGPPLRVAYRLTEAGAAMEPALKELALWAETHLAQSDEGGC
- a CDS encoding rhodanese-like domain-containing protein, whose product is MNFVPLPSVDAAAVPSDGLVLDVREDDEWAAGHVEGALHIPMSDFVARFGEVTEGLADGRRAFVMCRVGGRSAQVTQYLVQQGIDAVNIEGGMLAWDGAGRPMVTDNGSPASVL
- a CDS encoding FMN-dependent NADH-azoreductase; its protein translation is MATLLHIDSAVFPQGSASRDITAAFVQAWQEQHPEGKVVYRDLAAEPLPHLDFAAVSAGVDDALRAELAAELEAADAVLIGAPMYNFTIPSTLKAWLDQVIVVGHNAGVPDSPVAGTPVTVVASRGGSYAPGTPREDFEFVQNYMEKVLTGMLGAEVDFIVPELTLAHSRPEMAELIPLAEASRTKSLDEASEKAKALAVRFAA